A region from the Salidesulfovibrio onnuriiensis genome encodes:
- a CDS encoding response regulator — protein MKRILFIDDDQNILDSFRAMIHLKRREWKGSYERNAEAGLKLLSEERFDVVVADIRMPGMDGAEFFEKVRDIQPRTIRVILSGYSDMQCLFKSAKFAHQFLSKPCSSAMLIDTLQRLVDLDDIMSNDAIREIIVRLKSLPVIPEIYLSVTKELQKPEPDLKWVGKLVEKDVGLSATLLKVVNSAFFGFYERVISPAHAVVLLGLDSLKGLILGVKLLGSFELPNVRDYSVDKLWQHSLQTGYFAKVIATEEGMDKEFIESCFVGGILHDVGKLVLLTQLYDVYGSVLETVRTEGGPIYDLEQHELKVSHAEIGSYLLGTWGFKDSIVRGVHCHHTPRKCGKGLTTALVVHVANAIQHELAVWTSGYVSASMDMELLEESGLDGRLEAWRELCREYLEAQ, from the coding sequence ATGAAGAGAATACTGTTTATAGATGACGATCAGAACATTCTGGACAGCTTCAGGGCCATGATTCACCTGAAGCGCCGGGAATGGAAAGGCAGCTACGAACGCAACGCGGAAGCTGGCCTGAAGTTGTTGTCCGAGGAACGGTTCGACGTCGTGGTTGCGGATATCCGGATGCCCGGCATGGATGGCGCGGAGTTCTTCGAGAAGGTTCGAGACATCCAGCCCCGGACCATCAGGGTGATCCTTTCAGGCTATTCGGACATGCAGTGCCTGTTCAAGTCCGCCAAATTCGCGCATCAGTTCCTCAGTAAGCCGTGCTCCAGCGCCATGCTGATCGATACGCTCCAGCGCCTTGTCGACCTGGACGACATCATGAGCAACGACGCCATCCGGGAGATCATCGTTCGCCTGAAATCGTTGCCGGTCATTCCCGAAATATACCTCAGCGTCACCAAGGAACTGCAGAAACCGGAACCGGACCTGAAATGGGTCGGCAAGCTCGTGGAAAAAGATGTGGGACTCTCCGCCACCCTGCTGAAGGTCGTCAACTCGGCGTTCTTCGGTTTCTACGAGCGTGTCATTTCCCCCGCGCACGCCGTTGTGCTGCTCGGCCTGGATTCCCTCAAGGGATTGATCCTGGGCGTCAAGCTCCTCGGCAGTTTCGAACTGCCCAACGTGCGGGACTACTCGGTCGACAAGTTGTGGCAGCACAGCCTCCAGACCGGATACTTCGCCAAGGTGATCGCCACGGAAGAAGGCATGGACAAGGAATTCATCGAAAGCTGCTTTGTCGGCGGCATACTCCATGATGTCGGCAAACTCGTCCTGCTGACGCAGCTTTACGACGTCTATGGTTCGGTGCTGGAGACCGTCAGGACCGAGGGCGGCCCCATCTACGACCTGGAACAGCATGAACTGAAGGTAAGCCACGCGGAAATCGGCTCCTATCTTCTCGGGACCTGGGGATTCAAGGACAGCATCGTCCGGGGCGTGCACTGCCATCACACCCCCCGGAAATGCGGAAAGGGCCTGACCACGGCTCTCGTGGTCCACGTCGCCAATGCCATCCAGCATGAGCTGGCTGTCTGGACATCGGGCTATGTTTCGGCGTCCATGGATATGGAGCTGCTGGAGGAATCGGGACTGGACGGGCGCCTGGAGGCGTGGCGCGAGCTCTGCCGGGAATATCTTGAAGCACAATAG